Proteins encoded in a region of the Ziziphus jujuba cultivar Dongzao chromosome 3, ASM3175591v1 genome:
- the LOC112492264 gene encoding probable LRR receptor-like serine/threonine-protein kinase At3g47570 codes for MNLSVNSLSGYLPPEIGKLVNLVILDLSKNQLSATTPETVSNLKMLEQLDLSNNAFQDNSPASIGDLGSLKSLDLSSNNLSGIIPKSMEKLRYLNFLNLSFNMLSGLVPVKVGAYANFIFQSFMGNLDLCGNYSKVKLPPCPVTTPSKSKKALAWLKYVLRSIAALILMALLLILYIRYWRKSNKLPVSLIDLSIKLGHKYISYYDILNATNNFGEANLWGSGSFRSVYKGIMSDSEIVAVKFFNLEVEGPVTSFDTKCQVLKNVRHRNLVKIITCCSNLDFRALVLQYIPNGSLENWLYNQGQNCLDIVQRMDIMIDVALGMEYLHHGYTEPIVHCELKPGNVLLDEDMVAHVADFGIAKILGKYKSKTQTATLGSMGYIAPVQFECSSNRIRITRKSILKGDIYSYGILLMETFTRKCPRDKMFVEGLNLRKWIISSYPDRVMEIMDIGLCTGAENAIMTTMDSLTQCFSAIMELAMQCSSDLPEERLNMSDVVVKLKKVKYNLMQHRRRL; via the exons ATGAATTTATCCGTTAATTCCCTCTCTGGCTATCTTCCTCCTGAGATTGGAAAGTTGGTGAACCTGGTGATTTTGGATCTATCCAAGAATCAATTATCAGCAACTACTCCAGAAACGGTATCCAATCTGAAGATGTTAGAGCAATTGGACTTGTCAAACAATGCATTCCAAGATAACAGTCCTGCCAGTATTGGCGACTTAGGTAGCCTGAAATCCTTAGATCTTTCATCTAACAATTTATCTGGCATCATACCCAAGTCTATGGAGAAGCTTCGGTATCTCAACTTCTTGAATCTATCTTTCAATATGTTAAGTGGCCTGGTTCCTGTTAAAGTTGGAGCTTATGCAAACTTCATATTCCAATCTTTCATGGGAAATCTTGATTTATGTGGCAATTATTCAAAAGTAAAGCTCCCACCTTGCCCAGTCACAACTCCTTCAAAATCAAAAAAGGCACTGGCATGGCTTAAATATGTTCTTCGTTCAATTGCTGCATTGATACTTATGGCTTTGCTACTAATTTTGTATATCAGATACTGGAGGAAAAGCAACAAGTTGCCAGTCTCTTTAATTGATTTATCTATAAAGTTGGGTCACAAATATATCTCATACTATGATATACTCAATGCAACTAATAATTTTGGTGAAGCAAACTTGTGGGGAAGTGGAAGCTTTCGTTCCGTATACAAAGGAATCATGTCAGATAGTGAGATTGTAGCTGTCAAGTTCTTCAATTTAGAAGTTGAAGGACCAGTAACATCTTTTGACACAAAATGTCAAGTCCTAAAGAACGTGAGACACAGAAACCTTGTGAAGATTATAACTTGTTGCTCCAACCTTGACTTTAGAGCTTTGGTTCTACAATACATTCCCAATGGTAGCCTTGAAAATTGGTTGTACAATCAGGGGCAAAACTGTTTGGATATTGTTCAGCGGATGGATATAATGATTGATGTGGCATTGGGAATGGAGTATCTTCACCATGGATATACAGAGCCCATTGTTCATTGCGAATTGAAGCCCGGCAATGTTCTTTTGGATGAAGACATGGTTGCACATGTTGCTGACTTTGGCATTGCAAAAATTCTGGGAAAATACAAATCTAAGACCCAAACGGCAACTCTTGGCTCAATGGGTTACATTGCACCTG TTCAATTCGAATGTTCATCCAACAGAATTCGGATTACAAGGAAGAGTATCTTGAAGGGTGACATTTATAGCTATGGTATTTTGTTGATGGAAACATTTACAAGAAAATGTCCGAGAGATAAAATGTTTGTTGAAGGATTGAATTTGCGGAAATGGATCATTTCCTCTTATCCTGATCGAGTTATGGAGATTATGGATATTGGTCTTTGCACAGGAGCTGAAAATGCTATTATGACAACTATGGATTCTTTAACTCAATGTTTCTCAGCTATTATGGAATTAGCAATGCAGTGTTCAAGTGATTTACCAGAAGAGAGGCTTAATATGTCTGATGTTGTGGTTAAACTTAAAAAAGTGAAATACAATTTGATGCAACATCGAAGAAGGCTTTAA